In Haematobia irritans isolate KBUSLIRL chromosome 1, ASM5000362v1, whole genome shotgun sequence, a genomic segment contains:
- the LOC142221465 gene encoding uncharacterized protein LOC142221465, with translation MAENVQCPVCTLYLHAGMSLSDHLETHPKEQVIKALVQMTISGVGGSTSTLASVLKSASSDGAESKKSSNDCEEASLANEKILSNENTETNIMSSNSCNVQCNVSNSGSNNSISDQSTKSSQNSNSIINFPSTHMTGKSSTEVLPASTQILKSEDTPTVNKEQGNKDNPNATFSNNHRSYPSSSNEISNVETNFGIFGNQRYLHHRNAVNQQQQMPPPPAPQAQQHDLPRSILPPPVSVPQNLASHNVHSSYHTLQAQHLLPQPHPGSHLANVSHRPGQQTQIYSSQHQQPPQQTLHQQDMKVIYSPGLPPPPPLQLFSYQTHSQIQHHHQKPPPTYGTAISQIRSQNKNHLSGQFAAQHQNSTMSHQDVLIHHQPHIQQQPAHSQQHSVRAHGTPQPSPSTAAKHLFSKTNDLHHQSLQPVHHANLRQSNAHQHQDKFFIAQQEHGVTDVGNSSQYNTLTANDTHNKISKGTTSASSASVTTHSTTAQVSISPAVASASMAVVAASTLSRHTNSPFAALLAAAAGAPSPSNTSSVLRYAESPVAHYLERDNGDFIVQETPKHIVECVEKDNGEFSVIERIYQSPPSVLHIHDDADDDDDDAVDTDDETIVDNNADYTEGDDRNTKAKCDGQNKVNIKKRITTAMSSKEDVTRNSKQMLVEANGRKNGRKAKNIEKSPGSGVADFVSILSDSDEEEFISQDKQQNKNMSEKSIKNDTHLLPTTSTSSVHRTQNSTPMVTDAPSSSNSISSNNSSLHQNVTRKKSSKNTITVLSDVQLNLNEYLDLVGNIIASSKVAAQRRTFTSIAPIPLVKIEKEEPMDEYAPDDTADQQLPPIPLKANKQETEELTDNPSSSSNKSNNIRLAEQTHQERDEKKPQVVENVTENTNVSSLFNKNSSQVTSVIRMATTSQHTLQQQLQHDQVEKNSDENIDQCSILRSNDDSKKDEAEDLSQNVRSNTSQCKALGHATLGRKGPKKLIIKPKISKNDRPISVHLNVNDQQPSTSAKALEEYSKIKRSDDALVEVKVKNEPITSITFENNQCHSQPSYSILEQHLNSKEPLMVCKEEKPCIQENSLTTAIKEMKVENNVNDDARVLYDFATSKNSNTNNKTSTFPSATSVFAKNSRTTVVNEIDIVNERKNLESENETSSYSFQSGIDSINLSETEANNPSGQVPPSSEHNGNSQIISDFPFNYMYNNNVSEQANVKISQQLSNSFYQNSTAPSQSSNNTLVLEDSSSSKNYSDYNQQHRILTSSQNQWTTSYSTASEDNVPSQTSNSNLYAQMSPECGRVLDSSEVGKYLDLDACKREKNIDIAGNAVSIRESTPPPPPSSSTSCSFTDNSMVGICSTAGTLNIRTDEKMPAKGEISEQESNCDIDNSWSQPIYGDISARFFKTNFPAIFQQENGWNHEEYFTVQDLSASATCHTTNTNNKTKSFDFRVASADNSDIVATSSTSNGLFAHNSNDNCNIDTMPSTSAKLKKRRKHGSLDGKTLTIGLKREQPTSTITSQQVMQSQDYNFSQHEQQPSTSSAFLAGPSSAQMIEQMTTSTISSQQSQPQKIRTKVYECGHCNTKYSKLKDRNAHMVDAHNYVRQNRRLVCLTNQVAIPMNDVVPATTTSGGCNGFLPPSDNDGSVVDFKQGIVKIENENIHRDDYDYEQIRADLKAKTEVLEDDKKHLSLVQITSSTSEMNSAPKQSTFKPLSLTTTTSKLTTLYRMLVTFNLTTLKQSQRMSEFDESHIKSSIFFCYVCKHNFNSVKLYDAHLTEHPAECFTCGKKFQRWKNFSLHLKRHLGWKEFGCTVCEKKFVVRSALVEHMRMHSGLSPLKCKICGKHFKRYSNLTQHRKRHTKQVIRRKEYVCYCGEVLPSKARFLWHKETHDSKPKCCPHCCDRFVHVNSLRRHIRLAHSEKFDYAEPMECPICKQIFAKASMKAHMATHSTDTQYDCAICNKSFSTKWNLKIHSWVHANRTAKPFKCEHCPKAFVREVDFKNHMNSHKQIKPYTCEVCGCKFIRKYNYMRHRREHHGNKKYTCDLCKKSFHRHYYLIEHKRIHTGERPFQCTICGKSSTTKTNHNKHLKIHHSRDPFTVEV, from the exons ATGGCCGAAAACGTCCAATGTCCGGTTTGTACCCTATACCTGCATGCAGGAATGAGTCTTTCCGATCACTTGGAAACTCATCCAAAGGAGCAAGTTATAAAGGCTCTAGTTCAAATGACTATTTCCGGTGTTGGGGGAAGTACTTCTACATTGGCATCTGTATTGAAAAGTGCTAGCAGCGATGGAGCTGAATCAAAGAAATCGTCAAACGATTGCGAAGAGGCGTCGCtggcaaatgaaaaaatattgtcaaatgagAACACTGAGACCAATATCATGAGTAGTAATAGCTGTAATGTTCAATGCAATGTTAGTAATTCGGGAAGCAACAACTCTATATCTGATCAAAGTACCAAAAGCAGTCAAAACTCGAACAGCATAATTAATTTTCCAAGCACACATATGACAGGGAAAAGTTCAACAGAAGTATTGCCAGCCTCTacacaaatattaaaatcagAGGATACACCCACCGTAAATAAGGAGCAGGGAAATAAAGATAACCCGAATGCTACTTTTTCTAACAACCATCGATCATATCCTAGCTCATCGAATGAAATCTCAAATGTGGAGACAAATTTTGGCATCTTTGGCAACCAACGATATCTTCATCATCGTAATGCTgtaaatcaacaacaacaaatgcctccgCCTCCTGCCCCTCAAGCACAGCAACACGACCTTCCGAGATCAATTTTGCCTCCACCAGTTTCGGTGCCTCAAAATCTTGCTTCACACAATGTTCATTCTTCGTATCATACTTTGCAAGCTCAACATTTGCTTCCTCAGCCACATCCTGGCTCCCACTTGGCTAATGTGTCACACAGGCCTGGGCAGCAAACACAAATATATTCAAGCCAACATCAACAACCACCACAGCAAACGCTTCATCAGCAGGATATGAAAGTTATTTATTCTCCTGGTTTACCTCCACCGCCACCACTACAG cttTTTAGCTATCAGACCCATTCACAAATACAACATCATCACCAAAAACCACCGCCGACATATGGAACTGCCATTAGCCAAATTCGatctcaaaataaaaatcacttGTCTGGACAATTCGCTGCGCAGCATCAAAATTCAACGATGTCTCATCAAGATGTTTTAATTCACCACCAACCGCATATACAGCAGCAACCGGCTCATTCACAACAACATTCTGTACGAGCACATGGAACTCCGCAACCATCACCTTCCACAGCagcaaaacatttattttcaaaaacaaatgatTTGCATCATCAGTCGTTACAACCAGTTCACCATGCAAATTTGAGACAATCTAATGCCCACCAGCAtcaagacaaattttttatagcacaaCAAGAGCATGGAGTAACTGATGTTGGAAACTCATCGCAGTACAACACTTTAACTGCAAATGACACCCACAACAAGATTTCAAAAGGAACTACATCTGCTAGTTCTGCCTCTGTTACAACGCATTCTACAACGGCACAAGTTAGTATTAGCCCTGCGGTGGCTTCAGCTTCAATGGCTGTTGTTGCAGCATCAACTCTGAGTCGTCATACCAATTCACCCTTCGCAGCATTGCTTGCGGCAGCAGCGGGAGCACCCTCACCCTCAAACACTTCTTCTGTTTTACGTTATGCTGAATCTCCTGTTGCCCACTACCTTGAAAGAGACAATGGTGATTTTATTGTACAAGAAACACCAAAACATATTGTTGAATGTGTAGAAAAAGATAATGGCGAGTTTTCCGTCATTGAGCGCATTTACCAATCTCCTCCAAGCGTTTTGCATATTCACGATGATGCTGACGACGATGACGATGACGCTGTGGATACTGACGACGAAACTATAGTGGACAACAATGCCGACTATACGGAGGGCGATGATAGAAACACAAAGGCGAAATGTGATGGTCAAAACAAAGTTAACATTAAGAAGAGAATTACAACGGCAATGTCTTCAAAGGAAGATGTCACACGAAATTCCAAACAAATGTTAGTCGAAGCAAACGGGAGAAAAAATGGGAGAAAGGCGAAGAATATCGAAAAGTCTCCCGGCAGCGGTGTTGCTGATTTCGTAAGCATTTTAAGTGACAGCGACGAAGAAGAGTTCATTTCACAAGATaaacagcaaaacaaaaatatgtctgaaaaatctattaaaaatgaCACACATTTATTACCGACTACTTCAACATCCTCAGTACATCGGACACAAAATTCTACTCCCATGGTCACCGATGCGCCGTCATCTTCTAACAGTATCTCATCAAATAACTCCTCGTTGCATCAAAATGTGACTCGGAAGAAGTCTTCCAAAAACACGATTACCGTCTTGAGTGatgttcaattaaatttaaatgaatatttaGACTTAGTTGGAAATATTATTGCTTCAAGTAAAGTCGCCGCTCAACGTAGAACATTCACTTCCATTGCTCCCATACCATTAGTAAAAATAGAAAAGGAAGAACCAATGGATGAATACGCACCGGATGACACTGCAGACCAACAACTACCACCAATACCTTTGAAGGCAAATAAACAAGAGACTGAAGAATTAACTGATAATCCTAGCAGCAGTAGTAATAAGTCTAATAATATAAGATTAGCAGAACAAACACACCAGGAGCGGGATGAGAAAAAACCTCAGGTTGTAGAAAATGTAACAGAAAATACCAACGTATCATCACTATTCAATAAGAATTCCAGTCAAGTTACCAGTGTCATACGTATGGCCACAACTAGTCAACATACGCTTCAGCAACAATTACAACACGATCAAGTAGAGAAGAATTCCGATGAAAACATTGATCAATGCAGTATCTTAAGATCAAACGACGACTCGAAGAAGGACGAGGCTGAGGATCTATCTCAGAATGTGCGAAGCAATACGAGTCAATGCAAAGCGTTGGGACATGCCACATTGGGTCGTAAAGGTCCTAAGAAACTTATAATCAAACCAAAAATATCAAAGAATGATCGACCTATATCTGTGCATTTAAATGTTAATGATCAACAACCTTCAACATCCGCTAAAGCATTAGAAGAATACTCAAAGATTAAACGCAGTGATGACGCTTTGGTAGaggtcaaagtaaaaaatgaacCAATAACATCGATTACATTCGAAAATAATCAATGTCATTCACAACCAAGCTACAGTATTTTAGAGCAACATCTTAATTCCAAAGAACCTCTTATGGTGTGCAAAGAGGAGAAGCCTTGTATACAAGAAAATAGCTTGACTACTGCCATAAAAGAAATGAAAGTAGAGAACAATGTAAATGATGATGCCCGTGTACTATATGACTTTGCAACTTCAAAAAATTCTAATACGAATAACAAAACGTCGACATTTCCTTCGGCGACATCAGTATTTGCCAAAAACTCAAGAACGACAGTAGTTAATGAGATAGACATTGTAAAtgagagaaaaaatttggaatcGGAAAATGAGACATCATCATATTCATTTCAGTCTGGTATAGACTCGATAAATTTATCGGAAACTGAAGCGAATAATCCATCTGGTCAAGTTCCACCATCTTCCGAACATAATGGAAATTCGCAAATTATTTCAGATTTTCCATTTAACTACATGTACAATAACAACGTATCTGAACAAGCaaatgttaaaatttcccaacaattgtcaaattcattttaccaaaattccaCAGCACCAAGTCAGAGTTCGAATAACACTTTGGTTTTAGAAGACTCGTCCTCCAGCAAAAACTATTCAGATTACAACCAACAACATCGAATACTCACATCGTCTCAAAACCAATGGACTACTAGTTATTCAACCGCTTCCGAAGATAATGTACCATCGCAAACTTCAAATTCTAACCTATATGCACAAATGTCGCCAGAATGTGGCAGAGTATTAGATAGTAGTGAAGTTGGTAAATATTTGGACTTAGATGCATGtaagagagaaaaaaatattgatattgcGGGGAATGCAGTTAGCATAAGGGAGTCAACTCCACCCCCTCCGCCATCATCTTCAACGTCTTGTTCATTTACGGACAATAGTATGGTGGGCATTTGTTCAACTGCTGGCACTTTAAATATACGTACTGATGAGAAAATGCCAGCCAAAGGTGAAATTTCCGAGCAAGAAAGTAATTGTGATATTGACAACTCTTGGAGCCAACCA ATATATGGGGATATATCGGCTAGATTCTTTAAAACTAACTTTCCAGCGATATTTCAGCAGGAGAATGGTTGGAATCATGAGGAATACTTCACAGTACAAGATTTGAGTGCATCGGCGACTTGTCATACAACTAATAccaacaataaaacaaaaag TTTTGATTTTCGGGTAGCCTCAGCGGACAATAGCGACATAGTCGCGACTAGCAGTACAAGCAATGGTTTATTCGCTCATAATTCAAATGATAATTGCAATATAGATACTATGCCTTCTACAtctgcaaaattaaaaaaacgtcGTAAACATGGTTCGCTTGATGGGAAAACATTGACAATTGGTTTAAAAAGGGAGCAGCCAACGTCTACCATAACTTCTCAACAGGTTATGCAAAGCCAAGACTACAACTTTTCACAACACGAACAGCAACCAAGTACATCATCGGCTTTTTTGGCAGGACCATCAAGTGCTCAGATGATAGAACAAATGACGACTTCAACAATTTCATCTCAACAATCCCAACCACAAAAAATTCGAACAAAAGTATATGAGTGTGGTCACTGCAATACTAAATATTCAAAACTCAAAGACCGCAACGCCCATATGGTGGACGCTCACAATTATGTCCGCCAAAATAGAAGGCTAGTTTGTCTTACAAACCAAGTTGCAATTCCTATGAATGACGTGGTGCCTGCAACTACAACTAGCGGTGGATGTAATGGATTTTTGCCACCTTCTGACAATGATGGGAGCGTGGTCGATTTTAAGCAGGGTATAGTTAAGATTGAAAACGAAAATATTCACCGCGATGATTACGATTATGAACAAATCAGAGCCGATTTGAAAGCAAAAACAGAGGTATTAGAAGATGACAAAAAACATTTGTCATTGGTACAGATAACTTCGTCTACGTCTGAAATGAATTCAGCACCAAAGCAATCAACTTTTAAACCACTATCCCTTACGACTACCACAAGTAAACTGACTACATTGTATCGCATGCTGGTTACTTTTAATTTAACCACTTTGAAACAAAGCCAAAGAATGTCTGAGTTTGATGAATCGCATATAAAATcatctatatttttttgttatgtctGCAAACATAATTTTAACTCCGTGAAACTCTATGACGCACATTTGACCGAACATCCAGCAGAGTGCTTTACATGTGGCAAAAAGTTCCAGAGATGGAAAAACTTTTCTCTTCATTTGAAACGACATTTAGGATGGAAGGAATTTGGTTGCACAGTTTGTGAAAAAAAGTTCGTAGTGCGTAGTGCCTTGGTAGAGCATATGAGAATGCATTCAGGACTGTCGccattaaaatgtaaaatttgtg gTAAACACTTCAAGCGGTACTCCAATTTGACGCAACATCGCAAGCGACATACGAAACAAGTTATAAGACGGAAGGAATATGTGTGTTACTGTGGTGAAGTGCTACCATCAAAAGCACGCTTTTTGTGGCATAAGGAAACCCATGACTCGAAGCCAAAATGCTGTCCACATTGCTGCGATCGTTTCGTTCATGTAAATTCACTACGTCGGCACATAAGACTAGCGCATTCGGAGAAGTTTGATTATGCTGAGCCAATGGAATGTCCGATTTGTAAGCAGATATTTGCAAAGGCCTCCATGAAAGCTCACATGGCCACCCATTCCACTGATACTCAATATGACTGTGCTATTTGTAATAAGTCATTTTCCACTAAATGGAATCTAAAAATACACTCGTGGGTTCACGCAAATCGAACAGCTAAACCATTCAAATGTGAACACTGCCCCAAGGCTTTTGTGCGAGAAGTTGACTTTAAAAATCACATGAATTCACACAAACAAATTAAACCATACACTTGCGAAGTGTGTGGATGTAAATTCATACGGAAATATAATTACATGCGACACAGAAGAGAGCATCACGGCAATAAGAAATATACCTGTGATCTATGTAAAAAATCGTTCCACCGTCATTACTATCTAATTGAGCATAAACGTATACACACAGGCGAAAGGCCGTTCCAATGTACTATATGTGGTAAAAGTTCAAcaacaaaaaccaatcacaacAAACACTTAAAAATACATCATTCCCGGGACCCATTTACGGTCGAAGTATAA